A stretch of the Microtus ochrogaster isolate Prairie Vole_2 linkage group LG2, MicOch1.0, whole genome shotgun sequence genome encodes the following:
- the LOC113457556 gene encoding basic proline-rich protein-like, whose amino-acid sequence MRRGGSGDGGGDWGSSGLKAAGAALPAHLTAGLVRCPRAWAWGGAHCAPPPALWVAGSPELCLLPVFPQPPPPSPGTKRLRGGAEPAALALASGDGRAPSSDSSGQPPIRPQGSQSPCLASSGRLPPDQEPFWVPHPPPPPGLPPCAQLHTPPLRSRGELDPLQESDTEACS is encoded by the coding sequence ATGCGCCGCGGAGGCAGCGGCGACGGTGGCGGAGACTGGGGGTCCTCGGGGCTGAAGGCTGCGGGCGCGGCTCTGCCTGCTCACCTGACGGCGGGGCTGGTGCGGTGCCCGCGGGCCTGGGCGTGGGGCGGTGCGCACTGCGCGCCGCCTCCCGCTCTATGGGTCGCAGGGTCACCCGAGCTGTGCCTCCTGCCGGTGTTCCCGCAACCACCGCCGCCGTCACCCGGGACAAAGCGGCTCCGGGGAGGGGCCGAGCCGGCGGCTCTCGCCCTAGCCAGTGGAGATGGGCGCGCCCCCAGCTCCGACTCATCGGGCCAACCTCCAATCAGACCCCAGGGAAGCCAAAGCCCCTGCCTGGCCTCCTCTGGTCGCCTCCCTCCTGACCAGGAGCCCTTCTGGgtcccccacccacctccacctcctgggCTCCCACCCTGCGCTCAGCTGCACACCCCTCCTCTGCGATCGCGGGGCGAGCTCGACCCTTTGCAGGAATCTGACACAGAAGCCTGTTCCTAA